From Candidatus Neomarinimicrobiota bacterium, a single genomic window includes:
- the dxs gene encoding 1-deoxy-D-xylulose-5-phosphate synthase, which produces MQNSFKHLHKIDSPDDLRKLSQKELDAVCNELRTYIIDVVEEKGGHFASPLGVVDLTVALHRAFDTPTDQLIWDVSHQCYAHKILTGRRDEFPTLRQDGGISGYCSREESEYDVFGTGHASTSISAAVGLAKARDLKGKKHKIVTIIGDGALTGGLAYEGLNNAGVLKSQLLIVLNDNRMSISPTVGALSHYLTKIVTNPIYNRVRDEIWKLTGKLPKISGAVRRFLHSLQEGLKNFLVPGMIFEELGIRYFGPIDGHDVNEMIETFANLKNFNQPAVVHVLTKKGVGRDHAEEDPLKYYSLSGRADGKKGDDLAVGYSDAFGKITCQLAAEDEDIACVVAAMREGTGLVEFAERYPERFFDCGIAEEHAVTFAGGLAISGLKPVVAIYSTFLQRSFDMIIHDVALQNLHVVFALDRGGVVGPDGPTHHGVFDFSFLQMIPGMAITAPKDGNELRDLLYTGLNHYEGPFSVRYPKTSSLSFDEDAQPKAVEIGSWEVLAEGKDVAILAVGSMVDETLKAISAIRAEGISPHIVNARFVKPIDEAMLRNISNRFPAVLTIEEGSLAGGFGSVILSWLNEHGYRGTTQQLGIADEFVDHGSRRVLLDNLGLSARQIAGTVSRIQSARKVLAT; this is translated from the coding sequence TTGCAGAATAGTTTTAAACACCTTCACAAGATTGACTCGCCTGACGATCTAAGAAAGCTCTCCCAAAAAGAGCTCGATGCGGTTTGTAATGAGTTGCGCACATATATTATCGATGTAGTGGAAGAAAAAGGGGGACATTTCGCCTCACCTCTTGGAGTGGTCGATTTAACGGTGGCTCTTCACAGGGCATTCGATACACCCACAGATCAACTCATTTGGGATGTCAGCCACCAGTGCTATGCTCACAAGATTCTCACCGGTCGCCGCGATGAGTTTCCTACCTTGCGTCAGGACGGCGGTATCAGCGGTTACTGCAGCCGGGAGGAGAGCGAATATGATGTCTTCGGTACTGGTCACGCCAGCACTTCGATTTCTGCCGCTGTCGGGCTCGCCAAAGCAAGAGACCTGAAGGGAAAGAAACATAAGATTGTTACCATTATTGGTGACGGCGCCCTGACAGGCGGTCTCGCTTACGAAGGGCTAAATAATGCCGGCGTCCTGAAAAGTCAGTTATTGATAGTACTAAATGATAACCGCATGTCCATTTCACCCACGGTGGGTGCCCTCTCACACTATCTGACAAAGATCGTCACCAACCCAATCTACAATCGCGTCCGGGACGAGATATGGAAACTGACGGGTAAGTTACCAAAGATCTCCGGCGCGGTCAGACGATTCCTCCACAGCTTGCAGGAAGGACTTAAGAATTTTCTCGTTCCCGGTATGATCTTTGAGGAACTGGGCATACGATATTTTGGTCCCATCGACGGACACGACGTGAATGAAATGATCGAGACTTTTGCGAACCTTAAGAATTTCAATCAACCTGCTGTTGTCCATGTTCTGACGAAAAAAGGGGTCGGCAGGGATCATGCTGAGGAAGATCCTCTCAAGTACTATAGTCTATCTGGACGCGCGGACGGGAAGAAGGGAGATGATCTGGCGGTGGGATACAGTGACGCTTTCGGCAAGATCACCTGTCAGCTGGCAGCTGAAGATGAAGATATCGCCTGCGTGGTCGCTGCCATGCGCGAGGGGACCGGCCTTGTAGAGTTCGCAGAGAGATATCCCGAACGTTTTTTCGACTGTGGAATCGCTGAAGAACATGCGGTAACCTTCGCCGGAGGATTAGCGATATCCGGTCTGAAACCTGTGGTAGCCATCTATTCCACCTTTCTTCAGCGAAGTTTCGATATGATAATCCACGATGTTGCTCTTCAGAATCTGCACGTGGTCTTTGCCCTTGATCGCGGTGGCGTTGTCGGTCCGGACGGCCCAACTCATCATGGTGTATTCGATTTTTCTTTTCTGCAAATGATTCCCGGCATGGCAATTACAGCACCCAAAGACGGTAATGAGTTGAGGGACCTCCTGTATACGGGACTCAATCACTACGAAGGCCCTTTCTCCGTTCGCTATCCGAAGACCTCAAGTCTGAGCTTTGATGAGGATGCGCAGCCAAAAGCGGTCGAAATCGGTTCCTGGGAAGTTTTGGCGGAAGGTAAGGATGTTGCAATTCTGGCAGTGGGAAGTATGGTGGATGAAACGCTGAAGGCGATTTCCGCTATAAGAGCCGAGGGCATCAGTCCGCATATTGTAAATGCAAGATTTGTGAAGCCGATAGATGAAGCAATGTTGAGAAATATCAGTAATAGGTTTCCTGCCGTCTTGACTATAGAAGAGGGGAGCCTTGCCGGAGGATTTGGTTCTGTGATCCTCTCGTGGCTTAACGAACACGGCTACAGAGGGACGACGCAACAGCTGGGGATTGCCGATGAATTTGTGGATCACGGCAGCCGGAGAGTGCTTCTGGACAATCTCGGCCTTAGCGCCCGACAGATTGCCGGAACCGTCAGCCGCATCCAGAGCGCCAGAAAGGTACTCGCCACTTAA
- the pdxT gene encoding pyridoxal 5'-phosphate synthase glutaminase subunit PdxT: MITIGILGLQGAFARHEAVLSRLNVYTRIVRLPADLDGCDGVIIPGGESTTITKLMDYIGIREPLLDFAERYPLLGTCAGMIIMASQVEDLQVRPLNLIDIEVVRNAYGRQVDSFIRSLEISTNGSISRMAGVFIRAPRIKSVGKDVSVLASIDGEPVFVRQGHHLASSFHPELSDNTTVHEYFVSLAEETVLAE, translated from the coding sequence GTGATCACAATCGGTATCCTCGGCTTGCAGGGCGCTTTTGCCAGACATGAAGCTGTCCTGTCGCGGCTCAATGTCTATACGCGGATTGTCCGTCTCCCCGCCGACCTTGATGGATGCGATGGTGTCATCATTCCGGGGGGTGAGTCCACTACTATAACCAAGCTTATGGACTATATCGGTATTCGGGAACCACTGCTAGATTTTGCTGAACGATACCCTCTCCTCGGTACTTGTGCCGGAATGATCATAATGGCTTCACAAGTGGAGGATCTACAAGTGCGCCCTCTGAACCTTATCGATATTGAAGTGGTGCGCAACGCCTACGGCCGACAGGTCGATTCATTTATCCGCTCGCTGGAGATCTCTACAAATGGGTCTATCTCCCGGATGGCGGGCGTCTTTATCCGGGCACCACGGATCAAGTCAGTAGGTAAAGATGTGAGTGTACTCGCCTCTATTGATGGTGAGCCGGTGTTTGTGCGGCAGGGTCACCATCTGGCAAGTTCATTTCATCCCGAGTTGTCAGACAACACCACTGTCCATGAATATTTCGTGTCATTAGCCGAGGAGACGGTTCTTGCAGAATAG
- the pdxS gene encoding pyridoxal 5'-phosphate synthase lyase subunit PdxS, producing MEKGSFEVKVGLAEMLKGAVIMDVTNVEDAKIAEDAGAAAVMALERIPADIREDGGIARMSDPQMIKDIQEAVSIPVMAKCRIGHFAEAQILESIGVDFVDESEVLTPADEHNHIDKHAFKIPFVCGCRDLGEALRRIGEGAAMIRTKGEAGSGNIVEAVRHMRKVQGDIRKLTVFGEEEMMAQAKELGAPYSLVKQVAKLGKLPVPNFAAGGIATPADASLMMQLGAESVFVGSGIFKSEDPPVRAAAIVAAVTYYANPEKLAEVSYGLKKAMKGLDIAEIPQEQRLQERGW from the coding sequence ATGGAAAAGGGTTCATTTGAAGTAAAGGTCGGTCTTGCCGAGATGCTGAAAGGCGCCGTCATCATGGATGTGACCAACGTGGAGGATGCTAAGATAGCCGAAGATGCAGGGGCTGCGGCCGTAATGGCTCTTGAACGCATTCCGGCAGATATCCGCGAAGACGGCGGTATTGCCCGCATGTCAGATCCTCAGATGATCAAGGATATCCAGGAGGCAGTCTCAATTCCCGTCATGGCCAAGTGCCGTATCGGTCATTTTGCCGAGGCGCAGATTCTTGAATCTATCGGTGTCGATTTTGTAGATGAGAGTGAAGTTCTGACGCCGGCGGATGAGCACAACCACATCGATAAGCACGCTTTCAAGATTCCTTTTGTCTGCGGCTGTCGTGATCTTGGTGAAGCGCTGCGGCGAATCGGGGAAGGCGCAGCCATGATCCGCACCAAGGGTGAAGCCGGCAGTGGCAATATTGTGGAGGCTGTGCGCCACATGCGCAAGGTGCAGGGCGACATAAGGAAATTGACCGTGTTCGGAGAGGAAGAGATGATGGCGCAAGCCAAGGAACTGGGAGCCCCTTACAGTCTCGTAAAACAGGTGGCTAAACTGGGCAAACTACCTGTTCCTAACTTTGCTGCCGGCGGTATAGCTACGCCGGCTGATGCGTCACTTATGATGCAGCTGGGCGCCGAAAGCGTTTTCGTCGGTTCCGGCATATTTAAGTCTGAGGATCCACCGGTAAGAGCTGCCGCCATCGTCGCCGCGGTGACCTATTATGCCAATCCTGAAAAGTTGGCTGAGGTGTCTTACGGTCTGAAGAAGGCGATGAAAGGTCTTGATATTGCCGAAATTCCGCAGGAGCAGAGACTGCAGGAAAGAGGCTGGTAG
- the ispH gene encoding 4-hydroxy-3-methylbut-2-enyl diphosphate reductase: MKISVAKDAGYCFGVRDAVNLAYETAHEHGEVYMLGHIVHNEHVVHDLGQAGARVVDTMSAIPSEKPVLFRAHGTETEVWSKAEKKNLNIIDATCPLVKEIHHEVKKLTQEDRPVIIIGDHGHDEVVGIASQVENAVVVATADEAKRLRKMKRAGVVSQSTQSIENVQAIINILMTKVFDLRFVNTICFPTKRNQEQIIELAKESDAIIIIGSFTSANSKRLALLSSQVNPVTYQVNSADELDELWFRDVAHVGISAGASTPDYLIEEVKARIEQFITELEEVC; encoded by the coding sequence GTGAAAATCAGCGTGGCAAAAGATGCCGGATACTGCTTTGGCGTCAGAGATGCGGTGAATCTGGCGTACGAGACCGCGCATGAACATGGAGAGGTCTATATGCTAGGACATATCGTCCATAACGAACATGTTGTTCACGATCTGGGACAGGCGGGAGCCAGGGTAGTAGATACTATGTCCGCAATTCCCAGCGAAAAACCTGTCCTTTTCCGTGCCCACGGAACAGAGACCGAAGTATGGAGTAAAGCTGAGAAGAAAAACTTGAACATCATCGATGCTACCTGTCCGCTGGTAAAAGAGATTCATCACGAGGTAAAAAAACTTACGCAGGAAGACAGGCCTGTTATTATCATCGGTGATCACGGGCACGATGAGGTAGTGGGGATTGCCAGTCAGGTTGAGAATGCTGTTGTGGTGGCCACAGCGGATGAAGCTAAAAGATTGCGTAAGATGAAGAGGGCCGGCGTGGTAAGTCAATCGACACAGTCAATTGAAAATGTGCAAGCCATTATCAATATCCTGATGACGAAAGTCTTCGATCTACGATTTGTGAATACTATCTGTTTCCCCACCAAGCGGAACCAGGAACAGATTATAGAATTAGCAAAAGAGAGTGACGCAATAATTATTATCGGTTCATTCACCAGCGCGAATTCGAAACGTCTCGCACTGCTGTCCAGTCAGGTTAATCCAGTTACATATCAGGTCAATTCAGCCGATGAGCTGGACGAGTTATGGTTTCGGGATGTTGCTCATGTAGGCATCTCCGCCGGCGCCTCAACACCGGACTATCTCATTGAAGAGGTAAAAGCAAGAATTGAACAGTTTATCACCGAATTAGAGGAGGTGTGTTAG